TCCAGCGGAAGAAATTACAATGAATTCCATACTGTAAAGTAAAAAACGCAGGTGAATCCAAACTCAAAGTGAAACCATCTTAATTTTATTCAGAGCCATAACCTTACCTCATAGTTTGGACAACTATAAAATGGTCTACCAGAATTCTCTGCTGTCATTGAGTACTTCATCATCATCTGAAGCCTGCAGTTGCAGAAAACAACGTTCTTACCTCCCCTATTGCGCATTTCTTTGCTGCTATAAGGTCTCACTGCAGAGTTGTTCCTACTTGAGCTACTTTGTCTTCTCCCCCTACCACCTATAATCACTCATGCAAACGAGAAAACAAGATGAACTGGAAGATAGCAGAGAGAtcgaagaagagaaaaagacagCAGAGAGGTCGAAGAAGAGAAGACAATAATTTGAGAATTAGgactttataattaaaaatggaCTAATTTGTGTATTATTAAACAATTTCAGATACcaatttgaatcaaattcaaGTTTGGTACACATCAGCATACAGCTGGAATGCCCATATGACACTTCACACTCCACATCATCAATGTTTAGATGGTGGACTAACAGGGATGCACTTCTGGAAATTTCAGGGATTTAGTTGGTCATTTTTAAAAGTTGGGGACTAAATTGAGTAGCGATTTGAAATTTAGGGACCATTTTGGGCATTTACTCCATGGCTAAACATCATCACTTCGTTTTGTCACTTAAACAAGGCAAAAataagaagaggaaaaagagtttATATGATGTGTAAATTATTATATCTCTCTCCATTCTCCAAAACAACCTCAGGTTTGCCTTATTTAAGAAATAAAACGAAAAGACACTATTTAGCCATGTGTCTAGCATTGCAAGTCAGAAGTAGTTCAGCATTCTATTTGTTGACTTAACACTGAAAAGGATTCAAGGACCAATATGGTGCCTGGAGCTGTATCTCGAAGACCAGtatagtaaattttaaatttgagagACTAAAATAGTAAAAGTCGTGAATCTTAGGAATCATTATAGGAATTTAGTCAAAACTACAAATAGGATACAAGATACACTCAATTCGCTTTTAAAAGAAAAgtgtaaagtatcgttttttgtctccaacgtttggggtaaatccTATTTGTATTTCTAACGTTTAAATTGTCCTATCTGTATtcctaacgtttataaaagtgattcaatgttatcctactgTCAATTATACTAATAGATcagattgtatttttttattattctcacttggatgtattcattctcaatttgGTATCACTTAAATGTGTTTGATTTCAACATTGTACCTACAATTTGTGTTCAGATTCAATTATGTTTctaaaaaagtgaattatatAAATGTTACAGGATTATTTTTAACTCTTAATTAATGAGTGGATCGTCGATTTTGTCCCAaacatttgtattctaacttcaaAAAGAAGTTTTCAACACTCCAACTAAAGTTCATAATGTGTAATTGACaataggataacattgaatcattTTTACTAATGTTAGGAATACAAATATGACGATTTAAATACTAGGAACACAAATAGAAGTCATTCTAAATGTCTGgggataaaaacaaaaaaatgaaacttACACACTAATTAGTACTTACACACCTCGCTAGACCCCATCCCCATTATCTTTGTGCTTGCGTTTAATCTCACCCAAGAAAGTAAAATCATTCCTTGAAATGACAAACTAATGTAGAAATGTAAAAAGAAAACTTAAACGCAGTTAAATCACGTTAAAGGATTGCATTGCATTTGGGTTCTTTAGCAGTTTCACCAATCAAGTGATGATTAGCTTGCTAATCCTACGCAACCAAGCATTTAttaaccctttttttttaaaaaaacaggCTTCATGTATAAGATTTACAAATTGTACATAACTAACTAACCAAGCACGACTATATGAAGTCAACAAAACCAAGTTAACTGTGCTACCTGGGTTCGGATTAATTGAGAGTGTAGACAACTCATGCAAGTATCATTACACTCGAAAACCCAGCAGaacataaacacaaatcacttAGAAGTTACATAATACATCGACAACGACAAAGCCGCTATCTAATACGGTGCTTGAAGAGAAAGTTAACCTCTGCTGGCGTCTTCGGATTCCTCCTTGCAGTAATCTGGATAAGTGCACCATCAAGTAGCATGTGCTGCAATACCCTTGTTATGTTCTTGGTGTCATCAATTCCAAGATGATGACTTCCTCTCAATGGTATTTGCAGTTCCTTCATCATTGTGATCATTCCTGTGGCCTATAATCCATCCATCATAAAAGATACAACATTTTAAGTTTAGAAACTAgcattaaacaaaacataagaaaatCAGTGTGCAAATGGATCAGATGCTAAActagttttaaaaaatacccTATTTCATATATAGCATATTTACTACACTATAATTTTATGCTGTCAGTCAATCAATGGAAGAAACTTGCTAAAAGCTCAAGCTTATGAATTCTATATAGTATTTCCATTTTTTGTCTTGTTTGTCGTACATTTTTCATGCTCCTATTTTTGATCTACCCTTACCACTAAGATTAAGTCAAAACCAAGCCAATAAACTCTGTGGAAACTGCGTGCTAAGAAGATGGAGCTCTCATCAATCTCTATGATGTGAGCTCTTGAGAGAAGGATGAGAAATGGAGCGAAGGGAAACAGAGAGAATTTGATGAAGGAGaggagaaaaagggaagaaaagaagaatgaagCTGATGTAAATTGGGAGAATGAACTCATCTACTGCAAATTAGTTACATTGCCACAATTTACACAAGCTACACTCTACTGGAAGTTACTGGAAGACTAACTAATTTAGCTATCATTCTAACTAAATGAGCTGGCATAACCAACTAAATAACTAACTCGCCAAAATCAATGAGTCAAGTCGCACACTCTCCTTCCAGTTTTATAATGTATCTCGAGaaatatgttaaattttctaaaaagaCATGGGTTATGAAACGGTTAGTGTATTGGTTTAGGATTAAATCAAAATTCTACAGGATAATGCAACCTTATATTGGTATAATGGTATTAAATCAAGTTGTCACTCTGCTAGACAATTCATGTACCCAAGACTTTATGGGTCATCATGGGAAAAGCAAACAGTATTTGATATCATAGAATCATACCCTCAgctttttacattaaaaaaactcacccttctttTATAAAAGTTGAGATATACATCTTTTAGATTAATCCACTCCATAAAATATGGTGGAAGCTTTAGTTTTGACACCTGACACTGCTGAGGTACCTTTGTCTTCAAATCCCAATTTCCACTGCAAAAGCAAAAGGATTCCATACAAAAACAAATCAAATTATTCAAGATATGTAAGAAAGGAAATAATTGCAAGCTCAGTCTCTCCTTATAAATGAAGGGGTTAAATCTGAAACCACCATATACTACACACATATACTGCTAAATTCGAGATGCAGTAACAGAAACATATTGAAACTAAGGTAAGAATTGACACTACAAACGAGAAAATGTAAAAGAAGCGGAAGAGGTGAACTCTGGAACTGCAATATTACCAAGTTACAAATGCTGCACCATCAAGGCTCCCACCTTTCCACAATTGACGTTGCATCAGCCATGCTTCAAATTGTTGAATAACTTCCTTGAAGGGCACCGCTGTGTCATGCCATACcctagaataaattaaaaaggtaTTAGTGTGGCACACAATGTGGGCAGTAGCAACAGCATTAATCCTTAAGTAAGCACTCTAAGGATATGACTTTTTGCAATCAGTCATCCTGAAATTACAATCAGTCGATCATATTTCACAAATCTAATCCGCTGTTAATCAAAATATCAAATCATAGCAAAAACTACTCTCCTAAAATGTTTACAAGAAACCATAATGTACAGATGATAGTATGAAAGCACCAACACTGCATGAAGAGTTGTTCTACCTGCTTCTTAAACTTCTTTTTATAGGAGAaacaaaaatgagaaaaaccGAGAAGACTTTTACACAGATGACAAGCATGAACAATTGAACAACAAAAGAGATGGCAGGGAGAAAAACAAACTGCATACCTGTCAACCCCAAATTTTCCATACTTCCCTTCAATGTATTCATTTATTCTTTGTTCACTCATTTCTGTGGGCCTCACAAACCTATTAAGTGAACATtggaaaagtaaaattataaacaGAACAAATCTTGAAAATGTTAATCCTCATATACACATAgtaatagtttaatttttaaattcaaaatataataattaagagGTCAAAGTATACTAAACTCAAATATGTTGCACGATTCACAAACCAGTTGTTACCCATGAGGAATGAAAGCACAAGCACTTACTATTTCTGTTCAATGAATAACTATTCTCAACAGAATTTCTAGAACTAGAGGTTGAACTTTCTGATAATCACCATTTTGCGGGgggaataaaaagaaaacaaataaataaatttcaacaTGTTATTATCTAAACTTTCTTTCACTTTAGATGTTCTTTCAAGAACTAGAGAGGAAACAAAACAGTAGTacataattacaaaaaaaaaataaaaaatagaaaagaaagaaacacagAATGTCTCAGGCTATATCATAGGACACTAGTCCTGCTAGACATGCTATAAAGTGGCAGATCAAAACCTGTGGAAAATGTCTTCAACTTGCATTGTTTTAGCACTAATCATTAGAACCGGAAACTCAAGAATCTCAACCCTACcctctaaatcaagcacaaggaAAAAGTCGAAATTCTGAGAGCATATCTTGTGCCGCTCAGCAGATGCCACTTGAAGCTCCCTGGAGCAGTCATGATTGAACCTCTCAATGTGGACAGGATCATCCATCTGCAAATTTGGAGAAGCATAAACATCAACAAAACTACATGTTTTACTCACACATAAAATTGACAGCAATACAATAGACATATGTTTTTCAGCTTCTAAGCTGCAACTTTTATGATTCAGAACAAGAACATTGATAACAGTTCAGGTAATATTAACCTTGTTTCCACTTCTGAAACAGTGATTCTCAAACATAATTTTCTATAAAGTTAAAAAAGCTGAAAGCTGAAAATTTCAGCCCAAAAAGTGATTATTCGGCACAAATTAAATCCCTCATCCTGGTGCCATGTCAGCATTGGAGACTTCATTTGGGAAAGCCCATAATGACGTGATGGTGCCAGGTTGAACAAGTGTGGACTATGAAATATAATCATTCAAATCTACTGACGTAACATAGCAGCACTACTCTGATGTGtgctaaaaagtaaaaaaccatactcactaaaataataaaatgctgGTACCAGAACCGGAGCAGCTATGTAGTCTGTTTTGGTACTCAATTTGCTACTTTTTGTGATTAAACTACATGTATTCCTTTAGAGAAAATTTGTTAAGCAATATGCCGGTAAAAGAGAGAATATGCTCAGAACAAATTGATTAATCttgaaatatttaaatcatatataaGAAGGCGAGTACTTCATCTTCATGAACTATATAAGGCAATCTGTAGTTTAGTCTTTCACTTTTGAGAATGTGCAAATTGATCATATAATCAGGGACAGATTTAATGTGCACATACAAATAAATCAAGTACATTAGTATGGAGGCGAGTGCTCGGTTATTGTCATGTCATATCAAAACCTATACATTCGAACTCTACCTCTACCCTCTTTTTTCCACGTTTCTTTCACAATGACATAGTTGCACATTGTTGTGTAATTGTCAGTTACTAAGGAACACATATTAAGTAATAGCAGGTAGTATCCACCCCGTTCGTAACTTCTGGATCAGTCCCTCTAAATGACCGTATGACCCTTGTCCCTTCGATTTCCTCTGATTATTTAGCATGTGTGTTTGTGAGTTGAGATTTTGGAAAAGGAGGGAATGGAAAAGCTCGAAGGAACTCCATTCCACTGTTTAAACCGAGCCCTTTAATATCACAACTCACAAATTAGGGGTTAGCTACATAGCTTGCACTAACTTAAAATGTTAGAACTTAATTTACTATGTGTAAGATTCCAACGATAGCTTGCAAATGATGACCGGAACTGAAGAAGTGTAACTAACTAAAGGGATAAAATTGGGGATTAGCAAGGATTAgtgagaaagaagaaggagttGAAGTTGGTACCTTGTTGCACTTTCCCTGTGTGTGGTACAAGCACATGGGCTTCCACCGAAATTGAGGCTCGTGCGAGGAAGAGGAATGGGATGGGGATTCGGAAGCTGAGAGAGTGAACATCGGAGGCTGGAGAGGGAGGGAGCTTGAGTTGGGGTACACGGTAAGTGGTGTGACCGATGAAAGCCAAACGTTACGGTGACACGTCATCTTCAGCAAAGAAGCTCTGAGAAGCGCCATTACTGTCGTCGGTTTCAACACACAGGATTTGCGTCTTTTGTTGCTTTGCCGCTTGCTTTAGGCTTTTCCTGGACTCGAGTAGAAAAATTTGTGtggagaaaaatataaataagttattgacTTTTTAAGAGTAAATTCTCAATCGGATCTTTATTCCTGATAAAAGCGAACTGAGGTGGTTCCTCCGGtataatttttcattaaaactGACGGAAAAATTTTGCATAATATTTATTAGTGTTAATATGGAGGGTTATTCAAAGTAGGTGGATGTTACAATACTCTCCTAAAGTTTGGAGTTTTAAAACtcctttaaattattaatattgtaatgTATCGTTGGCGCAATATTTTAGAGAATTCCATTAATAAAGGTTTTAATgtatattaacaaaattattaattaattaatatattttttttgtaaaactaccaatacattaattataacttttaaaatatatttttaataaaatagcaattataattattattgagatttttttatgatttgcTGTTGGAAATTTAAGGAGatagatttttttgaatttttttaataattgaaagaGTAGAGTGTGATCTTttaccattaattttataagtagaaccaataataaatataaaagagagagcAGCGAAAAGTTAAAGACCACACTTTacactttcaattttttttagcaattaaaaagatccATTCCCAAAATTTAACATGTTCTATtggtatataaattattaaattcgtttataaattttaattaattaataattttaaattttatttattttaattatttatttgatattataatttatctcaTAAAACTTAtcttatatactatttttttcatttgtagcattgtgattttaaaattatataccaATAAAACAGGTTAAATTAGcgataataactaaaattatattttgcttaacttcataaattataataaataaatttgatcacataaataattatatttttgtcaatatattattgttaacattttttgttttatctatTCGTCATATTAATTTTGATCTGAAGTGAACTTTACTAATTTAACATATTATAAGATATCAAACGGTTAAGAGAACTtaacaattttgattttttttttcttaattagcaAGTAATTTAAGATGAAGTTTGTTAGTTTGACATTAATCCAAAGAGGTATTAAATTTAGGATTCAATCCAGTAAGCAACATTATATAAACGAGATTTtgcctttttattaatttttaaataaatattttagcattttaaaattaatttttaaaagagattatttatctttttaaattcaaatataaatgtgtaatctttaaaataattaaactctaatcctaaaatggtatattttgtctttttataattaaactaattttaaaattaaattaaatagtaattcatacatataaaataaactcaGTTTAAAATTATAACAATGTCTTAAATTGAAttgggttatatatatatatcttatttacaattttattataattatgtattggtagttttacaaaaaaatatatattaattaattaataattttgtcaaTATACATTAAAAGCTTTATTAATAGAATTATCTAGGATATTGCGCCAACGTACATTACAATGTTAATAATGCAAAGGAGTTTTAAAACTCCAAACATTAGGGGAGTATGGAATCGGTCCCCTTCAAAGTAAATGCTACATTGGTTTAAAAAGAATAGATATGGGTCGATTTGtcttcttccatttttcaaaaacgactcaatttttagttttctacTAAAACAAAACATTGTAAAGTCACATATAACCCCCAAATTATTTACAGAAATGTTAaacttttgtctttttcttcacCCGAAATAAGAAATGTTCGACAAAATATTTGGCAGTTGTGCTGAATGCGTTGCTGATAAAGCCGCTGACAGGATCTCAAACGATAACTGTAATTACACAATTGACGGTGTCATTGATGGCGTTGAATGGGGGTAGCTGTTGTCACCATTCTGATTGGTATAAAGTTTTATGGTTTCAAAGTTTAGTAgtattcactttttcttttcaactgCATATTGATGTTGGAGTATTTATTGAAtgtactttttttgttttttttacgtgAATGATGTTCTAAAGTTGGCTAAATAATTTGTTACCTAAATAATATTGCTTGTGATTGGTTTAGATTACTGTCATAGTTGGATAATTAGtgttttaaaatgaaatttGATTAGATGTACTTTATAGATTGATGAGTTTAAAGTAGTTCCTATTTTTCAtcatagaaaaaattttaagagaaatTCACAAGGTGAAATAGATTATGTTAATGGGAAAGTGAAGAAATGATCACCTCTTGATATTAATTTGGTGAATTTCTTCGATTTAAAAACTTTACTGAGGGAGCTTGGTTATACAAATTATAAGACCATGTATTGGTTTGATAGCATGGCCCCTAACTTTGAGTTTGATTTGCATGTAATGAATGGTAATATggagataaataaaataagggaTAACAAGAGTAGAAATAAGGAAACTATTGAAATTTATATCTACTTTGATCATCCAGTTAGTGTACATGAAGTTGTGGATAATGAGCAGCAAGTTGAGAATGTTATTCTAAGTGACTCATCATCTTCAAGTGATGGATATGGAACAATTGAAAATGAGCCTTACAAACCTCCTCCTCTTGGATATGAAGATGCAGATAATAGTGAAGACAATGAAAAATAGAGCAAGAATGagaggttgaagaagaagcgAAGGATGGGTGCACCAAGGAAACGAGCTACTCATGGCCTAAATACTGAGGTGAAAGATGATAAGGTTGGCCCAAAATTTGTGGATAAGACTggcccaaataaaaaaatgatcatGTTGGCTCAAGTAAGAGTGGTCTAACTCTTTTTTCTAGGACAACCAAGAAAAAgacttcaaaaaaatattttaagaggaGGAGGACACATATTCTTAGAGTTGGAAAAAATGAAGGAGGTAGTGTGAATTTGGATAGAGTGATGCGCTTGAGTTAGATTCTGATTATGAGAGGCCATATGAGTATGAAAGTGATGCATTTAACAGTTTAGTATCAGAAGATGATGAATGAAAGACTGCATTTGATGCATTTAATAATGAGACAGAATATGGAGATGTTGAATTTAAGGTTGCGCAAACATTCGTTACAATGGAGAgtttgaaaaatgctttaaaggACTATTTTGTGTTTGAAGGGAAGGATGTAGTATATCtcaagaatgaaaagaagagGGTTACGGCACCATGTGCCAGTAAACAATGCCATTGGTTGATCCTAACTTCTTAGAACAGTGCAGAAGGTAGTTATCAAGTGAAGTCCTGGTGAATAAGCACAATTGTGCTTGGAATTATGGTTCCAACCTAGCTGATAGGCATTGGATAACATTAAAATTGGTGAATAGGCTACTTACTTAGCCTGATTTGAAGTCTAAACAGGCTATGGAATACATGACTAAAGATTATAATGTGCATCTGAGTGGTAAAATAATAACtattgttagaaacaagagactgaGAGAGTAATCTGAAAAGTGTATTATTGAGTTGTGTGTAAAGATACAATATACAAGGAGTATTTATAGGTGGTAAATGAATTAGAGCAATAAAGGCATAGAAtcctacaattaatatacagatatactagacgatactaattgatctaaattgattctaatgattctctaacatccccgctcaaactcaagtgggagCTAAGGATGCCAACTTGAGTTTGGATAACAAAGTCCGAAAACGAGTCTGGTGATGAGCTTTCGTGAAGATATCAGCAGTCTGATCTAGTCTTCCAACAGCAATGAGACGAACAGCATTAATAAGGATACGTTACCGAACAAAGTGACAATCAATCTCAATGTGTTTGGTGCGTTCATGAAACACATCATTATGGGCAATCTGAATAGCACTGCGGTTATCACAAAAAACATCATTAGGGGACGACTGAGGAGCACCCAAATTTTCAAGAAGCCAATGAACCGAGATAACTTCAGTAGTGGTGTCAGCGAGGGTACGGTACTCAGCTTCTATGCTTGAGCGAGCAGTGAACATTTGCTTCTTAGCACGCCAAAAAATGAGAGCATCGCCAAGAAACAAATAGTAACCAGTAGTAGAACGGCGATCAGTGGGATCACCAGCCCAATCAGCATCAGAGTAAGCCTGAAGAGACAAAGAGGAATGGGCAGAAAAATAAAGGCCATGAAATAGAGTGCCTTTAATGTAGCGAAGAATGCAAAGAACTGCCGCATAGTGAGTACTACGAGGAGCTGACAAGAATTGGCTAAGTACATGAACCGGATAGGCAATGTCTGGTCGGGTGACAGTCAAGTAGACGAGACTGCCAACTAACTGTCGATAGAGAGTCGGATTATCCAAAACAGTGCCATCCATAGGGGTAAATCGAACATTAGGCTCAAGAGGAGTAGACTCAGTGCGACTATTTGTAATCCCAGCGCAAGCAAGAAGATCTGAAGCATACTTAGCCTGAGAGAGATAGATGCCATCATCGGTGGAGATAACCTCGAGACCAAGAAAATAGCTGAGagaaccaagatctttcatctcaaaggtaCGGTGAAGTGAGGCCTTGAGATCAGAGATACCATCAACATCATCCCCAGTaatgatcatgtcatcaacatacaaaagtagaagaacaactCCACGTTCGCTTTTACGAATGAAGAGGGCATTCTCATGAGGGCTAGAAGTAAAACCAAGACTGCATATGGTAGTGCTAAACTTGTCAAATCATTCACGAGGAGCTTGCTTAAGTCCATAAAGTGCCTTGCGAAGGAGACAAACCTTATTAGAAGGACAAGGATATCCCGGAGGTGGTTTCATATAGActctctttttcaaatcccCATTAAGAAATGCATTCTTTACATCCATCTGACTGAGAGACCATTTTTTAACCGCGACAATGGCAAGAAGAGCTCTAACAGACGTAAGACGAGCGACAGGGGCAAAAGTCTCTTCATAATTAATACCATATTCTTGCGTACAACCTTGAGCAACCAAGTGGGCCTTATAATGGTCAATAGAGCCATCAGAGCGAGTCTTGATCTTGTATACCCATCTACTGCCCACAACTTCCTGATCAGAAGGAGGATCAACCAGATCCCAAGTGTGTGCTTTTTCAAGTGCCTGTATTTCTTCTTGCATTGCTTGTTGCCAATTTGGGTTTGAGGAGGCCTCTCTGAATGTCTTAGGTTCATGTTGATGAAGAATAGTAGAAAAGCAGTGGTAatcaagaagatgaggaggtgAATTCCTTACCCTAGAAGAACGAACGGGAGGAGGAGGCATGACGGTAGGAGCAGAATCATTGTCCGGTCTGGAATCATCGGGAGATGGAGCAGGCGAAAGAACAGGAGGCTGTGGAGGGTCACTCGAGATAGAATCTGTAGAATCATCACTAGGAAAAAGATCAACATTGGGTTTAGTAAACAAAGGTGACTGAGTAGTAGGAATGGACTCAAAAGATGAGAATCGAGAAAACATGTGGTGCTCCCAGAAGGCAACATGACGAGATATACGAATATATTTAGAGAGAGGATTCCAACAACGATAACCCTTGTGTTCAGTGCCATAACCAAGAAAACAACACATACGAGCCCGAGGTTCAAGTTTACTATGTTCATGAggctgaagaagaacaaaacataCACAACCGAAAACTCGAAGAGAACTATAATCTGGGGAGGTATGATAAAGACGCTCAAAGGGAGTAACATTTCCAAGAACAGAAGAATGGAGTCTATTGATAACATGAACAGCAGTAAGAACAGCTTCACCCCAAGTACGCTCAGGACACGAAGAAGAAAGGAGCATTGCACGGACGGAGTCAAGAATGTGACGGAGTTTGCATTTAGCTCTACCATTTTTGTTGAGATGTACCAGGACAAGAAAACTCAGACAAAGTACCTTGTTCTACAAGAAAGGCTAAGAGTTTGGAATCACGGTATTCCATAGCATTATCACGTCGGAAAACCTTAATAACCTTGgaaaattgggttttaatcaTAGTAGCAAAGTTGATATAGATCTGAGGTAACTCATGGCAATTAGTCATCAAATAAACCCAAGTAAAACGGgaataataatcaataaaaatgaCAAAGTATCGAGCTCCGCCCATAGAGGCAGTGGGAGCGGGGCCCCAAACATCAGAGTGAATGAGATCAAAAGGAGAGCAAGTAAGAGATGAATTATTGTGAAAAGATAAAGCAGGTTGTTTGGCAGTTTGGCAAGAAATGCAATCAAAAGATTCATTTGGAACCTGACCTAAAACACCCTGAGACACAAGAGGACATAGTTTTCCTAAGGAGGTGTGGGCAAGACGCTGATGCCATAAGTGGAAGGTAGAGGGAGAAGAAGCAACACAGAGATTTGGTACAGGAGGAATATGAAGATTCTCGAGTTCAAACAACCTTCCGATCTTACGTCCAGTCCCGATGATTTGTCCCGTCCGAGAATCCTGTACACGACAACTAGAAACAAAAAAAGTGACTTCAAAACCCAGATCAACAAGTTGACCAACAGAAATAATATTGAAGTTTAATTTAGGAACATAATAAGTATCAGAAAGAT
The genomic region above belongs to Arachis duranensis cultivar V14167 chromosome 3, aradu.V14167.gnm2.J7QH, whole genome shotgun sequence and contains:
- the LOC107478524 gene encoding uncharacterized exonuclease domain-containing protein At3g15140 translates to MALLRASLLKMTCHRNVWLSSVTPLTVYPNSSSLPLQPPMFTLSASESPSHSSSSHEPQFRWKPMCLYHTQGKCNKMDDPVHIERFNHDCSRELQVASAERHKICSQNFDFFLVLDLEGRVEILEFPVLMISAKTMQVEDIFHRFVRPTEMSEQRINEYIEGKYGKFGVDRVWHDTAVPFKEVIQQFEAWLMQRQLWKGGSLDGAAFVTCGNWDLKTKVPQQCQVSKLKLPPYFMEWINLKDVYLNFYKRRATGMITMMKELQIPLRGSHHLGIDDTKNITRVLQHMLLDGALIQITARRNPKTPAEVNFLFKHRIR